One genomic region from Stackebrandtia nassauensis DSM 44728 encodes:
- a CDS encoding TRAP transporter large permease subunit, translating into MTAIYALAAFIAVIIVWNSVFKRNIAEAMVVGFMACCAFAGTGFLPLLVDSLWAGMQNEVTFAALAFVIVADILTRAGIVQRIVDIFGSLLGRRRGGSLYAATVGSGVFGAVAHNGAATAATIGAITIPWIKRSKASGETAAIVLGGNAGVGAVFPFSGAYFLLLAAPTVMGKLDAEGMVLTMFVAALWMVAIRIVIAAVMIRRRDVGAMDPEDVKPLRDTFSRGWSSLLVLAAVAIPIVATSGTLVTSIVGAEAADAVPVLVWLPVALLLPGLVVGRKSLPRTGRAWWSLLGDSSPKLGVVGVTMVAAFSASEAVSSLGLSEQLTPLLQGLGHLPAWLVAVIVGVVVIVVAGPLSTTATIAAVGGVAFAALTAVGVPEYAAFAALLVWGASESASPPGAAPLYVAAGIANVDPVRTFMPVIGYYLIPTFLLGVLMAVGVAWVP; encoded by the coding sequence CCATCTACGCTCTGGCGGCCTTCATCGCCGTCATCATCGTGTGGAACAGCGTCTTCAAACGCAATATCGCCGAGGCCATGGTCGTCGGTTTCATGGCGTGTTGCGCCTTCGCTGGGACGGGTTTCCTGCCGCTGTTGGTCGACAGCTTGTGGGCTGGGATGCAGAACGAGGTCACCTTCGCGGCGCTGGCGTTCGTGATCGTGGCCGACATTCTCACTCGAGCAGGGATCGTCCAGCGCATTGTGGACATCTTCGGTTCGCTGTTGGGGCGGCGTCGGGGTGGTTCGCTGTACGCGGCGACGGTGGGGTCGGGTGTGTTCGGGGCGGTGGCCCACAATGGTGCCGCCACGGCCGCGACGATTGGTGCCATCACGATTCCGTGGATCAAGCGCTCCAAGGCCAGCGGGGAGACCGCCGCGATCGTGTTGGGCGGCAATGCCGGTGTGGGAGCGGTGTTTCCGTTCAGTGGTGCGTATTTCCTGCTGCTGGCGGCGCCGACGGTGATGGGGAAGCTGGACGCCGAGGGCATGGTGCTCACGATGTTCGTCGCGGCATTGTGGATGGTGGCGATCCGGATCGTGATCGCGGCGGTGATGATCCGCAGGCGTGATGTGGGCGCCATGGATCCTGAGGACGTCAAGCCCTTGCGTGACACGTTTTCCCGGGGTTGGTCGTCGCTGTTGGTGCTGGCGGCTGTCGCGATTCCGATCGTGGCGACTTCGGGCACCCTGGTGACTTCGATCGTGGGTGCTGAGGCCGCCGACGCGGTGCCGGTGTTGGTGTGGCTGCCGGTCGCGCTGCTGTTGCCGGGGCTGGTTGTCGGGCGCAAATCGTTGCCGCGTACCGGTCGCGCGTGGTGGTCGTTGTTGGGCGATTCCAGTCCCAAGCTGGGCGTGGTTGGCGTGACGATGGTGGCGGCGTTCTCGGCTTCCGAGGCGGTGTCGAGCCTGGGTTTGAGCGAGCAGCTGACGCCGCTGCTTCAGGGTTTGGGTCATCTGCCCGCGTGGCTGGTGGCGGTCATCGTCGGTGTCGTGGTCATCGTGGTGGCCGGGCCGTTGAGCACGACGGCCACCATCGCGGCGGTGGGCGGGGTCGCGTTCGCGGCGCTGACCGCCGTGGGGGTACCGGAGTACGCGGCGTTCGCGGCGCTGTTGGTGTGGGGCGCTTCGGAAAGCGCCTCGCCGCCCGGCGCGGCGCCGCTGTATGTGGCCGCTGGCATCGCCAACGTCGATCCGGTGAGGACGTTCATGCCCGTCATCGGGTACTACCTGATCCCGACGTTCCTGCTGGGGGTGCTGATGGCGGTCGGGGTGGCGTGGGTGCCATGA
- a CDS encoding four-carbon acid sugar kinase family protein yields MTEPPLVGAIADDVTGATDVAVAFRRNGLRTFLSFGVSPGLDVGAETVVVALKTRMIEPDAAVAQSRAAWDWLRRLGARRVYFKYCSTFDSTSRGNIGPVLDALADATGAATVVTTPSSPEHGRTQYEGHLFVGDVLLAESHMRDHPVTPMRDSNLPRLLRAQTRETVGLLGYRDVLDGEAAIARRLAAARADGVRYLLADAVTDADLRRLGRVVANEPLMAGAAGLAGGIAAALAEKRGEAAAPLAARSPGETAAPLADRRDEPAAELAAGGPREAISAAPLEHQAPPPPTGPAVVLSGSCSKRTLEQIAYLRQHDRPAFFLDVSATPDAAALADTALAWYDTLPADAAPLIYSSVEPERLHHIQQRIGVERAAAILEDATGRIAHGLAARGVRRFIAAGGETSGAVVAALRVDGGLIGTEAARGVPWIHSPTGDLSLLLKSGNFGEPDLLARASASGGDDVPAR; encoded by the coding sequence ATGACTGAGCCCCCGTTGGTCGGGGCGATCGCCGACGACGTCACCGGCGCGACCGACGTCGCGGTCGCGTTCCGCCGCAACGGATTGCGGACGTTCCTGTCGTTCGGGGTGTCTCCCGGGCTCGACGTCGGTGCCGAGACCGTGGTGGTCGCGTTGAAGACGCGGATGATCGAACCGGATGCGGCGGTGGCGCAGTCCCGAGCGGCGTGGGACTGGCTGCGGCGGTTGGGTGCGCGACGGGTCTACTTCAAGTACTGCTCCACGTTCGACTCGACGTCGCGAGGCAATATCGGCCCCGTTCTGGATGCTCTGGCGGATGCGACCGGGGCGGCGACGGTGGTGACCACGCCGTCGTCACCCGAGCATGGCCGCACCCAGTACGAGGGGCATCTGTTCGTCGGCGATGTCCTGTTGGCCGAGTCGCATATGCGCGACCATCCGGTGACCCCGATGCGCGACTCGAACTTGCCTAGGCTGCTGCGAGCCCAGACTCGTGAAACCGTTGGGCTGCTTGGCTACCGTGACGTCCTCGACGGCGAGGCGGCTATCGCGCGGCGACTGGCGGCGGCGCGCGCTGACGGGGTGAGGTATCTGCTCGCCGACGCCGTGACCGACGCCGATCTGCGGCGGCTTGGTCGTGTCGTGGCGAACGAGCCGCTGATGGCTGGTGCCGCGGGGCTGGCGGGTGGAATCGCGGCGGCGCTGGCCGAAAAGCGCGGCGAAGCCGCCGCGCCGCTGGCTGCACGCAGCCCCGGCGAAACTGCCGCGCCGCTGGCCGATCGTCGCGACGAACCTGCGGCAGAGCTGGCCGCAGGCGGCCCCCGCGAAGCGATAAGTGCCGCTCCTCTTGAGCACCAAGCGCCCCCGCCCCCAACCGGACCAGCCGTGGTGCTGTCGGGCAGCTGCTCGAAGCGCACCCTCGAACAAATCGCATACCTGCGACAGCACGACCGGCCCGCGTTCTTCCTCGACGTGTCCGCCACCCCCGACGCCGCAGCCCTCGCCGACACCGCGCTCGCCTGGTACGACACGCTGCCCGCCGACGCCGCCCCGCTCATCTACTCCTCGGTCGAACCCGAACGGCTGCACCACATCCAACAGCGGATCGGCGTCGAACGCGCGGCCGCGATCCTCGAGGACGCGACCGGCCGCATCGCCCACGGACTGGCCGCACGGGGCGTCCGGCGGTTCATCGCCGCCGGAGGCGAGACCTCCGGTGCCGTCGTCGCCGCGTTGCGAGTCGACGGTGGACTCATCGGCACCGAAGCGGCCCGAGGCGTCCCCTGGATCCACAGCCCGACGGGCGATCTGAGCCTGCTGCTGAAGTCCGGCAACTTCGGCGAACCGGACCTTCTGGCCCGCGCCTCGGCCTCGGGAGGCGACGATGTCCCCGCACGATGA
- a CDS encoding aldolase: MSPHDELVAVARSIFDRGLTHARTGNVSIRHGGDILVTPTGVSLGAVTADSLSLIDARGRHLDGPKPTKEAFLHAALLRARPDAGAVVHTHSTHAAAVSCLDGLDSADALPPLTAYFAMRVGRLPLLPYFAPGDTGLEPAAETAARDHAALLLRNHGPNVAGKDPATTLDALEELEETAKLFLLLRGSRTRPLTPQQRDALTSP; this comes from the coding sequence ATGTCCCCGCACGATGAACTGGTGGCCGTGGCACGGTCCATCTTCGACCGCGGCCTCACCCACGCCCGCACCGGCAACGTCTCGATCCGTCACGGCGGCGACATCCTGGTGACCCCCACCGGCGTCAGCCTCGGCGCTGTCACCGCCGACAGTCTGTCCCTGATCGACGCGCGTGGACGGCACCTTGACGGCCCGAAACCGACCAAGGAGGCGTTCCTGCACGCCGCGCTGCTGCGCGCCCGACCCGACGCGGGCGCGGTCGTCCACACCCACTCCACCCACGCCGCCGCCGTGTCCTGCCTGGACGGACTCGACTCCGCAGACGCGTTGCCGCCGCTGACCGCCTACTTCGCGATGCGGGTCGGCCGACTGCCGCTGCTGCCGTACTTCGCGCCCGGCGACACCGGCCTGGAACCGGCCGCCGAGACCGCCGCCCGCGACCACGCGGCACTGCTGCTGCGCAACCACGGACCGAACGTCGCGGGAAAAGACCCCGCGACCACTCTGGACGCGCTGGAAGAGCTGGAGGAGACGGCGAAGCTGTTCCTGCTGCTACGCGGCTCTCGAACGCGTCCACTCACGCCACAACAGCGTGACGCCCTGACTTCCCCCTGA
- a CDS encoding molybdate ABC transporter substrate-binding protein yields the protein MTVKLFSALAVKKAFDDVIFEAFTSRTGIEVEPVFDPTVQLLRRIDNGETFDVMIGVSASFDKLTDIVDLATRVPIARTGVGLAVPPGATHPDISTKDAFVAALLNARSVAYSKTGASGIYFADLIDRLGIADQINESATIPEKGFIAQTVIDGRADIAIQQLSELLFVPEAEIVGPFPDEVQHYTEFSATLSGSATGNAEARQFLDFLTGPIAADAYQQTRLEIP from the coding sequence ATGACAGTGAAACTCTTCAGCGCCCTGGCGGTGAAGAAAGCCTTCGACGACGTCATCTTCGAAGCCTTCACCTCCCGAACCGGCATCGAGGTCGAACCCGTCTTCGATCCGACCGTGCAACTGTTGCGGCGCATCGACAACGGCGAGACCTTCGACGTCATGATCGGCGTCAGCGCATCGTTCGACAAGCTCACCGACATCGTCGACCTCGCCACCCGCGTCCCGATCGCCCGCACCGGTGTCGGCCTGGCCGTGCCGCCCGGCGCCACCCACCCCGACATCTCCACAAAGGATGCTTTCGTCGCGGCCCTGTTGAACGCCCGCTCGGTCGCCTACTCCAAGACCGGTGCGAGCGGCATCTACTTCGCCGACCTCATCGACCGTCTCGGGATCGCCGACCAGATCAACGAAAGCGCGACCATCCCCGAGAAGGGCTTCATCGCCCAAACCGTCATCGACGGTCGCGCCGACATCGCCATCCAACAGCTCAGCGAACTACTGTTCGTGCCCGAGGCGGAGATCGTCGGCCCGTTCCCCGACGAGGTGCAGCACTACACGGAGTTCTCGGCCACCCTCAGCGGCTCCGCGACCGGGAACGCCGAGGCGCGCCAGTTCCTGGACTTCCTCACCGGTCCGATCGCGGCCGACGCCTATCAACAGACCCGCCTGGAAATCCCGTGA
- a CDS encoding phosphotransferase enzyme family protein encodes MRVAHKRRAVKAAKSVGASLGLAADEAVVLHRSNKLTLRLLPGDVVARVAPAAHGVAQFELDLAVSLAQAGCPVATPDRRVKPRVHSHDGFDITLWTHYEPVAPQEIPPDEYAQALARLHAGMREVAMPTPHFTDRVASAQQLVADRDRTPELVDADRELLADTLRDMRSAVTGRGAEQLLHGEPHPGNLLATKDGPVFIDFETCCRGPIEFDLAHAPDPVGDHYPGADAELLRQCRILVLAMITTWRWDRDDQLPDGHRLAQEWLTQIRAAL; translated from the coding sequence ATGCGGGTGGCACACAAACGGCGTGCGGTGAAAGCGGCCAAGTCGGTCGGGGCTTCGCTCGGCTTGGCCGCCGACGAGGCGGTCGTGCTTCATCGCTCGAACAAGCTCACACTGCGGTTGCTGCCTGGCGACGTCGTGGCTCGGGTGGCGCCCGCGGCACACGGCGTCGCACAGTTCGAACTCGACCTGGCCGTGAGCCTCGCCCAGGCGGGGTGCCCGGTGGCGACGCCCGATCGCCGGGTGAAACCGCGGGTCCATTCACACGACGGCTTCGACATCACCTTGTGGACCCACTATGAACCGGTTGCGCCGCAGGAGATCCCGCCGGACGAGTACGCCCAGGCGCTGGCGCGGCTCCACGCGGGGATGCGGGAAGTCGCGATGCCCACGCCGCATTTCACCGACCGCGTCGCCTCGGCGCAGCAACTCGTGGCCGACCGCGACCGCACCCCCGAACTCGTCGACGCGGATCGCGAACTCCTCGCCGACACGTTGCGGGACATGCGAAGCGCGGTGACCGGACGCGGCGCCGAGCAGCTGCTGCACGGCGAGCCGCACCCGGGCAACCTCCTGGCCACCAAGGACGGGCCGGTGTTCATCGACTTCGAGACCTGCTGCCGAGGACCGATCGAGTTCGACCTCGCCCACGCACCCGACCCCGTCGGTGACCACTACCCGGGCGCCGACGCCGAGCTGCTGCGCCAGTGCCGCATCCTCGTGCTGGCCATGATCACGACCTGGCGCTGGGACCGCGACGACCAGCTCCCGGACGGGCACCGCCTCGCCCAGGAATGGCTCACCCAGATCCGCGCGGCGCTCTGA
- a CDS encoding Asp/Glu racemase: MTANPRIALIHATPASITPAVTALAADFPTAEPWNLMDDKLLGDADAAGGLTSELRQRMRRLIDHAVADADGVLLTCSLYGPVAQATQAPIPVLAPDESAFDALVDRGYGSILVVASFDTALRDSMRRLTEFLTGRDAAAPVSGVVADGAFDAAKDGDYERLAVCLSHAVRGTDAEAVFFAQYSLAPAAERVAASAGVPVVTGPACAAVALRERLSGA, translated from the coding sequence ATGACCGCGAATCCCCGGATCGCCCTGATCCACGCGACCCCCGCCTCGATCACCCCCGCCGTGACGGCACTGGCGGCGGACTTCCCGACGGCCGAACCGTGGAACCTCATGGACGACAAGCTGCTGGGCGACGCCGACGCGGCCGGTGGTCTCACCTCCGAACTGCGGCAACGCATGCGGCGGCTGATCGACCACGCCGTCGCCGACGCCGACGGGGTGCTGCTGACGTGCTCGCTGTACGGCCCGGTCGCGCAGGCGACCCAGGCGCCGATCCCGGTGCTGGCGCCGGACGAGTCGGCCTTCGACGCACTCGTCGACCGCGGTTACGGGTCGATCCTGGTGGTCGCGTCCTTCGACACGGCGCTGCGGGACTCGATGCGTCGGCTGACCGAGTTCCTGACCGGACGCGACGCGGCGGCGCCGGTGTCGGGTGTGGTCGCGGACGGGGCGTTCGACGCGGCCAAGGACGGCGACTACGAGCGGCTGGCGGTGTGCCTGTCGCACGCGGTGCGCGGCACCGACGCCGAGGCGGTGTTCTTCGCGCAGTACTCACTGGCTCCGGCCGCCGAACGGGTGGCGGCGTCCGCCGGGGTACCGGTGGTGACGGGTCCCGCGTGCGCGGCGGTGGCGTTGCGGGAGCGGCTTTCCGGGGCCTGA
- a CDS encoding hydroxypyruvate isomerase family protein, which produces MTEPAFRFDANLKWLFTELPFEERFDAAAAAGFEGVEYASPYDHEPAVLSKLLTDAGLTQVLINTPMGPPGSATRSGLACLPDAVAEFRDGVERGLEYATALNAAFLHVVGGLRPEGVSRDRAFARYVANIGWAAERARSAGVRLLLEAQNKRDAPRFILDTQEQAAAVAEAVGAETVGVLFDFYHAQIDEGDLITTLDRVRPWVSHLQIADPPSRHEPGTGEIGWPAIFAHLAATGYDGWIGCEYAPATTTVAGLGWMKEYTS; this is translated from the coding sequence ATGACCGAGCCCGCTTTCCGTTTCGACGCGAACCTGAAGTGGCTGTTCACGGAGCTGCCGTTCGAGGAGCGTTTCGACGCGGCGGCCGCCGCCGGTTTCGAGGGCGTCGAATACGCGTCCCCCTATGACCACGAACCGGCGGTGCTGTCCAAACTGCTCACCGACGCCGGGCTCACCCAGGTGCTCATCAACACCCCGATGGGCCCGCCCGGCTCGGCGACCCGTTCCGGGCTGGCCTGCCTGCCCGACGCGGTGGCGGAGTTTCGCGACGGCGTCGAACGCGGCCTCGAATACGCCACCGCTTTGAACGCCGCGTTCCTGCACGTCGTCGGCGGTCTGCGTCCCGAAGGCGTCTCCCGGGACCGGGCGTTCGCGCGGTACGTCGCCAACATCGGCTGGGCCGCCGAACGCGCCCGCTCCGCCGGAGTGAGGCTGCTTCTGGAGGCGCAGAACAAACGCGACGCGCCACGGTTCATCCTGGACACCCAGGAACAGGCGGCGGCGGTCGCCGAAGCCGTCGGCGCCGAAACGGTCGGGGTGCTGTTCGACTTCTACCACGCCCAGATCGACGAGGGCGACCTCATCACCACCCTGGATCGGGTGCGGCCGTGGGTAAGTCACCTGCAGATCGCCGACCCGCCGTCGCGCCACGAACCCGGTACCGGCGAGATCGGGTGGCCAGCGATCTTCGCGCACCTGGCCGCGACCGGCTACGACGGCTGGATCGGCTGCGAATACGCGCCCGCGACCACTACGGTTGCCGGACTGGGCTGGATGAAGGAGTACACGTCATGA
- a CDS encoding phosphoglycerate dehydrogenase — MANKRVLVTTAWLSPGDEVHRLLTDAGCDVVHSSFNDRDSSPATLAALVTGFDGIVAGTDRFSAEVIAAADRLKVFGRTGVGYDNIDVAAATERGIAVCPTPGVNRQSVAEHTFALLLSVARGVPGNVTAVAAGDWPQVSGRELSGATLGLIGLGAIGKAVARIALGFGMRVIAHDPYLDAEAVAASGVERASLDELLATADFVSLHIFLDDATRHLIDAEAIATMKPGAYLVNTSRGGVVDETALAAALREGRLSGAGLDVLETEPLPPDSPLRGLDNLIITAHIGAATVESRARSGRMAAQAVIDVLDGRTPEHVVNPEARR, encoded by the coding sequence ATGGCAAACAAGCGCGTACTGGTCACCACCGCGTGGCTGTCCCCCGGCGACGAGGTGCACCGGCTGCTCACCGACGCCGGTTGCGACGTCGTCCACAGTTCCTTCAACGACCGCGACTCATCCCCCGCGACACTGGCCGCGCTCGTGACCGGCTTCGACGGGATCGTCGCCGGAACCGACCGGTTCTCCGCCGAGGTCATCGCCGCCGCCGACCGGCTGAAAGTGTTCGGCCGCACCGGGGTCGGCTACGACAACATCGACGTCGCCGCCGCCACCGAGCGCGGCATCGCGGTGTGCCCGACCCCCGGCGTCAACCGGCAGTCGGTGGCCGAGCACACCTTCGCGCTGCTGCTGTCGGTGGCCAGGGGCGTGCCCGGCAATGTCACCGCGGTGGCGGCGGGCGACTGGCCGCAGGTCAGCGGCCGGGAACTGTCGGGCGCCACCCTGGGTCTGATCGGGCTGGGCGCGATCGGCAAGGCCGTGGCGCGCATCGCACTGGGCTTCGGCATGCGGGTGATCGCCCACGATCCCTACCTGGACGCCGAAGCCGTCGCCGCGTCCGGTGTGGAGCGTGCGTCGCTGGACGAACTGCTGGCGACCGCGGACTTCGTGAGCCTGCACATCTTCCTCGACGATGCGACCCGGCACCTGATCGACGCCGAGGCCATCGCGACGATGAAGCCGGGCGCCTACCTCGTCAACACCTCCCGGGGCGGTGTCGTCGACGAGACGGCACTGGCGGCGGCGCTGCGCGAGGGCAGACTGTCCGGCGCGGGCCTGGACGTCCTGGAGACCGAACCGCTGCCGCCCGACAGTCCGCTTCGCGGTCTCGACAACCTGATCATCACCGCCCACATCGGAGCGGCCACGGTGGAGTCGCGGGCCCGATCAGGACGGATGGCCGCCCAGGCCGTCATCGACGTCCTCGACGGACGCACCCCCGAACACGTCGTCAACCCGGAGGCCCGGCGATGA
- a CDS encoding S8 family peptidase yields MTRRHHRIAAAIGVAATAAIAAAALGSTPAHAEGDILGADAPGAIDGKYIVTLDEDLSKAGATDLLAEHDASIDDSFSSIEGFAVSMSEADAKQLAANPAIDYVAQDAKVSMSGTQTDATWGLDRIDQTETAGDGSYTYPDSAGSGVTAYIVDTGADLDHPDFGGRMSSGFDAVDNDDDASDCQGHGTHVAGTVGGDTYGVAKKANLVAVRVLDCNGSGTTAGVIAGIDWVAKNAQKPAVANMSLGGGVDQALNDAVTAAIDAGVTFAVAAGNDSGADACDGSPGSTEAALTVGATDSGDARADFSNIGSCVDVFAPGVDITSAWLDGGTNTISGTSMATPHVAGVAALHLGETPDATPAQVGEAITGNALKDKVTDPGTGSPNLLLNTEYLNGGGGDPGEPGECRAASAESVSIEDGATVESPVSVNCDGEATAVSVNVDITHTYRGDLLIELVDPAGNTHVLKENDAFDNAENVKETFSVTGSGAASGTWTLRVTDAYAGDSGTLNSWGLNA; encoded by the coding sequence ATGACGAGAAGACACCACCGGATCGCCGCGGCGATCGGTGTCGCGGCCACCGCCGCGATCGCCGCCGCGGCACTGGGAAGCACCCCGGCACACGCCGAGGGCGACATCCTGGGGGCCGACGCCCCGGGCGCCATCGACGGCAAGTACATCGTGACCCTCGACGAGGACCTGTCCAAGGCGGGCGCGACCGACCTGCTCGCCGAGCACGACGCGTCCATCGATGACAGTTTCAGCAGCATCGAGGGATTCGCGGTCTCCATGTCGGAGGCCGACGCCAAACAGCTGGCGGCGAACCCCGCGATCGACTACGTGGCACAGGACGCGAAGGTGTCCATGTCGGGCACCCAGACCGACGCCACCTGGGGACTGGACCGGATCGACCAGACCGAGACTGCCGGGGACGGTTCCTACACCTACCCCGACAGCGCCGGTTCGGGCGTGACGGCGTACATCGTGGACACCGGCGCCGATCTGGACCACCCCGACTTCGGGGGCCGGATGAGCAGCGGTTTCGACGCGGTGGACAACGATGACGACGCCAGCGACTGCCAGGGTCACGGCACCCACGTGGCCGGCACCGTCGGCGGCGACACCTACGGGGTGGCCAAGAAGGCCAACCTGGTCGCCGTGCGAGTGCTGGACTGCAACGGTTCCGGGACCACCGCCGGTGTCATCGCCGGTATCGACTGGGTCGCCAAGAACGCCCAGAAACCCGCCGTGGCGAACATGAGCCTCGGCGGCGGCGTGGACCAGGCGCTCAACGACGCCGTCACCGCCGCGATCGACGCCGGTGTCACCTTCGCGGTGGCCGCCGGCAACGACAGCGGTGCCGACGCGTGCGACGGTTCGCCGGGTTCGACCGAGGCGGCGCTGACGGTCGGTGCCACCGACTCCGGTGACGCCCGTGCCGACTTCTCCAACATCGGCAGCTGCGTCGACGTCTTCGCCCCGGGCGTGGACATCACCTCGGCGTGGCTGGACGGCGGCACCAACACCATCTCCGGTACTTCGATGGCCACCCCGCACGTCGCCGGCGTCGCCGCCCTGCACCTGGGCGAGACCCCGGACGCCACTCCGGCCCAGGTCGGCGAGGCGATCACCGGCAACGCGCTGAAGGACAAGGTCACCGACCCCGGAACCGGCAGCCCGAACCTGCTGCTCAACACCGAGTACCTCAACGGTGGCGGCGGCGACCCGGGTGAGCCGGGCGAGTGCAGGGCCGCCTCGGCCGAGAGCGTGTCCATCGAGGACGGCGCGACGGTCGAGTCGCCGGTGTCGGTCAACTGCGACGGCGAAGCCACCGCCGTGTCGGTCAACGTCGACATCACCCACACCTACCGGGGTGACCTGCTCATCGAGCTGGTCGACCCGGCCGGGAACACCCATGTCCTGAAGGAGAACGACGCCTTCGACAACGCCGAGAACGTCAAGGAGACCTTCTCGGTGACCGGCTCGGGCGCCGCGTCCGGAACCTGGACGCTGCGCGTCACCGACGCCTACGCCGGTGATTCCGGGACGCTCAACAGCTGGGGTCTGAACGCCTGA
- a CDS encoding VOC family protein: protein MTSLLNPYISFDGDAADAMKFYQSVFGGDLAVNTFGETGYDDPAFADKVMHAKLETGNGFHLMAADTPPGGEHKPGNNISISLSGDDGDTLRGYWNKLSESGTVMMPLEKQVWGDEFGMCADRFGIAWMVNISQPQAS from the coding sequence ATGACGTCTTTGCTCAATCCGTACATCAGCTTCGACGGCGACGCCGCCGACGCCATGAAGTTCTATCAATCGGTGTTCGGCGGTGACCTGGCCGTCAACACCTTCGGTGAGACCGGCTACGACGATCCGGCCTTCGCGGACAAGGTCATGCACGCCAAGCTGGAGACCGGCAACGGCTTCCACCTCATGGCGGCCGACACACCACCGGGCGGTGAACACAAGCCCGGCAACAACATCTCCATCAGCCTCAGCGGCGACGACGGCGACACCCTGCGCGGTTACTGGAACAAGCTCTCCGAGAGCGGCACCGTGATGATGCCGCTGGAGAAGCAGGTGTGGGGCGACGAGTTCGGCATGTGCGCCGACCGCTTCGGCATCGCCTGGATGGTCAACATCAGCCAGCCACAGGCGTCCTAG
- a CDS encoding DUF4166 domain-containing protein, whose product MWASWRRAAPSRASPCDSFGRETVTFVRGFTFPDGVHCFDATLVFDQARQIIVDYLGTHQHLAAELHLRVDDEGALSIRSGRQLFLEGPVDIRLPGILTGTARVRESFDDRTGRFGIEVRVANPVLGPLFAYRGSFTTEYVRLDEHPVPARVKPRREESRGTG is encoded by the coding sequence CTGTGGGCGAGCTGGCGACGCGCTGCGCCGTCGCGGGCCTCGCCGTGTGACTCGTTCGGTCGCGAAACCGTGACGTTCGTTCGCGGCTTCACCTTTCCCGACGGCGTCCACTGCTTCGACGCCACCCTCGTCTTCGATCAGGCCCGCCAGATCATCGTCGACTACCTGGGCACCCACCAGCATCTGGCCGCCGAGCTGCACCTGAGGGTGGACGACGAGGGCGCGCTGTCGATCCGCTCGGGACGGCAACTGTTCCTGGAGGGACCGGTCGACATCCGGCTGCCCGGGATCCTGACCGGCACCGCCCGGGTACGGGAGTCCTTCGACGACCGCACCGGACGGTTCGGCATCGAGGTCCGGGTGGCCAACCCCGTGCTGGGCCCGCTGTTCGCATACCGGGGCTCCTTCACCACCGAATACGTCCGTCTCGACGAGCACCCGGTTCCGGCTAGGGTGAAACCGCGTCGCGAGGAGTCGCGCGGCACCGGGTGA
- a CDS encoding TetR/AcrR family transcriptional regulator, whose translation MGDTRTKLLDGTVEVLRTKGLAGVSARAVATAAGANQALVFYHFDSVDNLLAEACERAAAQRVERFRAGFARVASLTDLLRLGRSIHEQERRAGNVDVLAQLLAAGQADSLAAKAAAAGLALWVDEVEAVLRRVLDPTPVADFIEPRALAKAVSAAFIGIELYEGVDSEGADAAFTALEQLGALAAILEDAGPLTRAALRHKLRRPG comes from the coding sequence ATGGGCGACACGCGCACCAAACTGCTGGACGGAACCGTGGAAGTGTTGCGCACCAAGGGACTCGCGGGAGTCTCGGCCCGCGCCGTCGCCACCGCCGCCGGAGCCAACCAGGCGCTGGTGTTCTACCACTTCGACAGCGTCGACAACCTGCTCGCCGAGGCTTGTGAGCGTGCCGCCGCCCAACGGGTGGAACGGTTCCGGGCCGGGTTCGCGCGGGTGGCGTCGTTGACGGACCTGTTGCGACTGGGCCGGTCCATTCACGAGCAGGAGCGCCGGGCCGGGAACGTCGACGTGCTGGCGCAGCTGTTGGCCGCGGGGCAGGCCGATTCGTTGGCGGCCAAGGCCGCGGCGGCGGGGCTGGCGTTGTGGGTCGACGAGGTGGAGGCCGTGCTGCGCCGGGTGCTCGACCCCACGCCGGTGGCCGACTTCATCGAACCGCGCGCCCTGGCCAAGGCCGTCTCGGCCGCGTTCATCGGCATCGAACTGTACGAGGGCGTCGACTCCGAGGGCGCCGACGCGGCGTTCACGGCCCTGGAACAGTTGGGCGCGCTGGCGGCGATCCTGGAGGACGCCGGTCCGCTGACCCGGGCCGCGCTGCGGCACAAACTGCGCCGCCCCGGCTAG